In one window of Juglans regia cultivar Chandler chromosome 3, Walnut 2.0, whole genome shotgun sequence DNA:
- the LOC108979935 gene encoding E3 ubiquitin-protein ligase RDUF1-like, giving the protein MASMGSSYWCYRCNRFILVRVRANDTFLCPDCGGGFVEEIRTPTRSPLHRFPAASVYIDDPPIPEHNAIPRLQRSRRNGGDRSPFNPVIVLRGPVDGGGRNEPERGNFELYYDDGAGSGLRPLPTSMSEFLMGSGFDRLLDQLAQLEVNGVGRLEHPPASKAAIESMPIIKIVASHVSTESHCAVCKEQFELDSEAREMPCKHIYHSDCILPWLSMRNSCPVCRHELPTDVRVSGSGRNSPEPDGARDEEAVGLTIWRLPGGGFAVGRFTGGIRAAERELPVVYTEVDGGFNTGGVPRRISWETSVRSSRETGGLRRAFRSFLSFFGRLRPASSSSRSSSEPGLTRRRSGSNAVFNRSWRRRRGHPVALDDSTR; this is encoded by the coding sequence ATGGCTTCGATGGGCTCCTCCTACTGGTGCTACAGATGCAACCGATTCATACTGGTTCGGGTCCGTGCCAATGACACCTTCCTCTGCCCCGACTGCGGTGGTGGATTTGTCGAAGAAATCCGGACCCCGACTCGATCTCCGCTCCACCGGTTCCCCGCTGCCTCAGTGTACATCGATGACCCGCCCATTCCCGAACACAACGCCATTCCGAGGCTCCAGCGTAGCCGTAGGAATGGTGGGGATCGCTCGCCTTTCAACCCCGTCATCGTCCTCCGTGGGCCGGTAGATGGAGGCGGCCGAAATGAACCCGAAAGAGGGAATTTTGAGCTCTATTACGACGATGGAGCTGGTTCGGGGCTCCGGCCTCTACCCACTAGCATGTCGGAGTTCTTGATGGGCTCCGGATTCGACCGCCTCCTCGACCAATTGGCGCAGTTGGAGGTAAATGGAGTCGGGAGGTTAGAGCACCCGCCCGCGTCAAAGGCTGCTATTGAGTCGATGCCTATTATCAAGATCGTCGCGAGCCACGTTTCGACGGAGTCGCATTGCGCGGTCTGTAAGGAGCAATTCGAGCTCGATTCGGAGGCACGGGAGATGCCTTGTAAGCACATTTACCATTCGGATTGTATACTACCGTGGCTCTCCATGAGGAATTCTTGTCCGGTGTGTCGGCACGAGTTGCCCACGGATGTGCGTGTGAGTGGGAGCGGTAGGAATTCACCGGAGCCTGATGGAGCTCGAGACGAAGAGGCCGTGGGATTGACGATTTGGAGACTTCCTGGTGGTGGGTTTGCCGTTGGTAGGTTTACTGGGGGGATAAGAGCCGCGGAGCGTGAGCTACCTGTTGTTTACACGGAGGTGGATGGTGGGTTCAACACTGGTGGCGTTCCCAGAAGGATTTCGTGGGAGACGAGTGTGAGAAGCTCAAGGGAAACCGGTGGACTGCGACGTGCGTTTCGTAGCTTCTTATCATTTTTCGGTCGGCTTAGACCTGCTTCATCATCCTCTCGTTCGAGTTCTGAACCGGGGCTAACTCGTAGGAGGAGTGGCTCTAATGCGGTGTTTAATCGTTCGTGGAGGAGGCGCCGCGGCCATCCTGTGGCTTTGGATGATTCCACTCGGTGA
- the LOC108979936 gene encoding hsp70-binding protein 1, with product MAKDGPNWEGLLKWSLAHADGTQPPRNLSEEDRRWFMEAMQSQTVDVIKRMKEITLVMQTPEQVLEAQGVTPADIEDILDELQEHVESIDMANDLHSIGGLVPLLGYLKNSHANIRAKAAEVVATIVQNNPRSQQLVMEANGLEPLLSNFTSDPDVAVQTKALGALSSLIRHNKPGITAFRLANGYAALRDALGSDSVRFQRKALNLIHYLLRENNSDCNVVSELGFPRMMMHLASSEDAEVREAAFRGLLELARDKTEGANGSLGEEDEKLKQLLQERIKGISLMSPEDLAAAWEERQLVDSLWNTCYKEPSSLREKGLLVLPGEDALPPDVASKHFEPPLRAWAANPSAKSPSSEKKQTPLLLGSGPPPDAADGRNNSGEGEDANGQLNG from the exons ATGGCTAAAGACGGACCCAACTGGGAGGGATTGCTCAAATGGAGCCTCGCTCACGCCGATGGTACTCAGCCCCCTCGTAATTTGAG TGAGGAGGATCGAAGATGGTTCATGGAGGCTATGCAATCACAGACCGTTGATGTTATTAAGCGTATGAAGGAGATAACTCTTGTTATGCAAACTCCTGAGCAAGTCTTAGAGGCTCAAGGAGTGACTCCCGCAGATATTGAAG ATATATTGGATGAGTTACAAGAGCACGTGGAGTCTATTGACATGGCCAACG ACCTGCACTCAATCGGTGGTTTGGTCCCTCTTCTTGGTTACCTGAAAAACTCCCATGCAAATATTCGGGCAAAGGCTGCTGAAGTTGTAGCAACTATTGTCCAGAATAATCCCCGCAGTCAACAACTAGTCATGGAAGCAAATGGCTTAGAACCTCTCCTCTCCAATTTTACTTCAGACCCTGATGTGGCTGTTCAAACTAAAGCACTTGGGGCACTATCTT CTTTAATCCGGCACAACAAACCGGGTATCACCGCATTCCGTCTAGCAAATGGTTATGCAGCTTTGAGAGATGCTTTAGGTTCTGATAGTGTGAGATTTCAAAG GAAGGCCCTCAATTTGATCCATTACCTACTGCGTGAGAATAATTCAGATTGCAATGTAGTAAGTGAGCTAGGCTTTCCTCGCATGATGATGCACCTAGCTTCAAGTGAAGATGCAGAGGTACGAGAAGCTGCCTTTCGGGGCCTTCTTGAGCTTGCTCGTGACAAGACAGAGGGAGCCAATGGCAGTCTAGGTGAGGAAGATGAAAAATTGAAGCAGCTTCTCCAAGAACGGATTAAGGGTATCAGCTTGATGTCTCCTGAAGATCTTGCGGCTGCTTGGGAGGAGAGGCAGCTTGTAGACTCCCTGTGGAATACTTGTTACAAAGAGCCATCTTCTCTGCGAGAGAAGGGGCTTCTTGTTCTTCCTGGGGAAGATGCACTTCCACCTGATGTTGCCAGCAAGCATTTTGAACCACCTCTTAGAGCTTGGGCTGCAAACCCGTCTGCTAAAAGCCCCAGTTCTGAAAAGAAACAAACTCCTTTGCTTTTAGGATCAGGTCCTCCGCCTGATGCTGCAGATGGTCGGAATAACTCAGGTGAAGGAGAGGATGCCAATGGACAGTTGAATGGGTAA
- the LOC108979932 gene encoding protein SRG1-like — protein sequence MDSNMKEFAEETYVPTYAPSLPVPNVQEMMRSDPFQIPDRYARKHDDMQNDTVQPHLSFEIPVLDLSLLSKGDAEELKRLDLACKDWGFFQVINHGVTSEVLQNTKDITAEFFDLPLEEKNRYSMPSDDIQGYGHAYVVSEEQTLDWSDALILVVYPTQYRKLQLWPNQPKGIREAIEMYSSEVKRIAVELLGSLSLIMGTEKDALLGLHKELVQALRVNYYPPCRTPDKVLGLSPHSDSSTITILMQKDDVCGLQVRHGGAWVPLKPIPNALVVNVGDAIEIWSNGKYKSIEHRAVTNGSKARISYAAFVCPHDDVEIEPLGYVSDAERSSKMYKKVRFGDYLRQSMKRKMDGKAHTDFAKLETLK from the exons ATGGATTCCAATATGAAGGAATTTGCAGAGGAGACTTACGTTCCCACTTATGCACCATCTCTTCCAGTTCCAAATGTTCAAGAAATGATGAGGTCTGACCCTTTTCAGATTCCTGATAGATACGCAAGGAAACATGACGACATGCAGAATGATACAGTTCAGCCTCATCTTTCCTTCGAGATTCCTGTCCTTGATTTATCATTGCTGTCAAAAGGAGACGCAGAGGAGCTTAAGAGGCTGGATCTTGCATGCAAAGACTGGGGCTTCTTTCAG GTGATAAATCACGGAGTAACAAGCGAAGTGCTGCAGAATACAAAGGACATCACAGCTGAGTTTTTTGATCTTCCACTAGAAGAGAAGAACAGGTATTCAATGCCATCGGATGACATACAAGGTTACGGACATGCTTATGTGGTTTCTGAAGAGCAGACACTCGACTGGTCCGATGCACTTATTCTCGTCGTTTATCCAACCCAATATCGTAAGCTACAACTTTGGCCAAACCAACCCAAGGGAATCAG GGAAGCCATTGAGATGTACTCGAGCGAAGTCAAAAGAATCGCGGTGGAGCTCCTAGGTTCACTGTCTCTGATTATGGGGACAGAAAAGGATGCTCTGCTTGGTCTGCACAAAGAGTTGGTACAAGCTTTGCGTGTAAACTACTATCCTCCCTGCCGCACTCCTGACAAAGTACTAGGTTTAAGTCCACACTCGGACTCAAGCACCATAACCATACTCATGCAGAAGGATGATGTATGCGGGTTACAAGTTAGACATGGAGGAGCATGGGTGCCCCTCAAGCCCATCCCCAATGCTCTTGTTGTGAATGTTGGAGATGCTATTGAG ATATGGAGCAATGGGAAGTACAAAAGCATTGAGCACAGGGCTGTGACAAACGGGAGCAAGGCAAGGATATCTTATGCAGCATTTGTCTGCCCACACGATGATGTAGAAATTGAGCCATTAGGGTATGTGTCAGATGCCGAAAGGTCCAGTAAGATGTACAAGAAAGTCAGGTTTGGAGATTATCTGAGGCAATCCATGAAGAGGAAAATGGATGGAAAGGCCCACACTGACTTCGCAAAACTGGAAACACTTAAGTAG
- the LOC108979931 gene encoding thaumatin-like protein — MRRTKNNMTMSTSLFLRPLLFCLVASISFTNGAQLILVNNCNESVWPGILGGAGHQTPKDGGFHLGSGEEVVLDVAEKWSGRIWGRQGCSFDNNGKGSCNTGDCSGKLHCQGTGGVPPATVVEMTLGTSISPLHYYDVSLVDGFNLPVSMKPVGGGIGCGIASCEVDLNICCPSALEMKVGGKVVGCKSACLAMQSAKYCCTGDYSNPKNCKPTLFANLFKAICPKAYSYAFDDSTSLNKCRATRYVITFCPPK, encoded by the exons ATgagaagaacaaaaaacaaCATGACAATGTCTACTTCCCTATTTCTCCGGCCCCTTCTCTTTTGTCTAGTCGCCTCTATCTCATTCACAA ATGGGGCACAACTGATTCTAGTGAACAATTGTAATGAAAGTGTATGGCCCGGAATACTTGGTGGTGCAGGGCATCAGACCCCAAAAGATGGTGGATTCCATCTTGGCAGTGGGGAGGAAGTTGTCCTTGACGTGGCTGAGAAATGGTCAGGAAGGATCTGGGGCAGACAAGGTTGTAGCTTCGACAACAATGGAAAAGGCTCATGCAACACTGGAGATTGTTCAGGCAAACTACATTGCCAAGGCACAGGAGGTGTGCCGCCAGCAACAGTAGTCGAGATGACACTCGGCACCTCCATTTCTCCCTTGCATTACTATGATGTGAGCTTGGTCGATGGCTTCAATTTGCCCGTTTCGATGAAACCAGTTGGGGGTGGCATTGGATGTGGTATTGCATCGTGCGAGGTTGATTTGAACATTTGCTGCCCATCTGCATTGGAAATGAAGGTAGGAGGCAAGGTGGTGGGGTGCAAGAGTGCCTGCTTGGCCATGCAATCTGCAAAGTATTGCTGCACAGGGGACTATTCCAACCCAAAGAATTGCAAGCCCACCCTTTTCGCAAATCTCTTTAAGGCTATTTGCCCCAAGGCTTATAGCTATGCTTTTGATGACTCTACCAGTCTTAACAAATGCAGGGCCACAAGGTATGTCATCACTTTCTGCCCTCCCAAGTGA